Proteins from a single region of Apium graveolens cultivar Ventura chromosome 7, ASM990537v1, whole genome shotgun sequence:
- the LOC141674489 gene encoding uncharacterized protein LOC141674489, which translates to MDMEDQEEEEKEMAEEEERKEQRQEILKTLLTVNEEVLRVLNKHIVTLSNQSIPRSLTRRPVNSRGYEYIHGVLNEDPEHFRKLYRMYPQVFLKLSKIIREKTSLKDTRYICIEEMLATFLLVVGHNSRNSHDCIGAIDGTHIPAMVPGHDISSYRNRHGTISQNVLAACNFDLQFIYVLSGWEGSAHDSKLLNNALGKYYLVDCGFPNRLQFLAPFRGVRYHLQDFHGQGRYPENAKELFNLRHASLRNTVERLFGIFKSRFTIFKTAPPFSFQTQAELVLACAGLHNFLRKECRLDEFPVEADSETSATNQEEYFEPLIHETQE; encoded by the exons ATGGATATGGAAGACCAAGAAGAGGAAGAAAAAGAGATGGCTGAAGAGGAAGAAAGGAAAGAACAACGACAGGAAATTTTAAAAACTTTGTTGACAGTAAATGAAGAAGTGCTCCGTGTGCTGAATAAGCACATAGTAACCCTGTCTAATCAAAGCATCCCACGTTCACTAACTAGGCGACCTGTCAATTCAAGAGGATATGAATATATTCATGGTGTTTTAAATGAGGATCCCGAACACTTTCGAAAACTTTATAGGATGTATCCGCAAGTTTTTCTTAAGCTATCCAAGATTATTAGAGAAAAAACAAGTTTGAAAGATACAAGATATATATGTATCGAGGAGATGCTTGCAACTTTTCTACTTGTTGTTGGTCATAATTCTCGAAATTCTCAT GATTGCATAGGAGCCATTGATGGCACTCATATTCCAGCTATGGTCCCCGGACATGACATAAGCAGCTACCGTAATCGTCATGGGACAATCTCACAAAATGTTTTAGCAGCTTGCAATTTCGATTTGCAATTTATATATGTTCTTAGTGGCTGGGAAGGATCTGCACACGATTCGAAATTATTAAATAACGC TTTAGGTAAATATTATTTGGTGGATTGTGGATTTCCAAATAGACTCCAGTTTTTAGCTCCCTTCCGTGGTGTTCGTTATCATCTTCAAGATTTTCATGGTCAAGGTCGTTATCCTGAAAATGCCAAAGAATTGTTTAATCTTCGACATGCTTCCTTGAGGAATACAGTTGAGCgattatttggaatattcaaaTCACGATTTACAATTTTCAAGACGGCGCCTCCTTTTTCATTTCAAACACAAGCAGAGCTGGTTTTAGCTTGTGCAGGCTTACATAATTTTCTTCGTAAAGAATGTCGTTTAGACGAATTTCCAGTTGAAGCAGATAGTGAAACTTCAGCAACAAACCAAGAGGAGTATTTTGAACCACTTATTCATGAAACACAGGAGTAA
- the LOC141674490 gene encoding uncharacterized protein At2g29880-like: MVDAAKRGWRDSNGLFTKVTVEKKILPVLNEKLGCQKTHPQYLSRLKWFKARYTNYSKLMLFNSGFGWDPITKKFTAPNEVWEEYFKVHPNHKSYRTDTFGDYDDLRIAVGNGTAIGKNAIGLGDDTDARTYDNEASKKYQPLDDLVYDYNTEAYTPYDFQDPLTQPSESINLDAPPPPTLKRKRSEFEGNSSSSANASHPDAIMQISHSVEKMVEAVKSFNNDDCSCWDLIKDLPYLDQLTCFKALKLLNTRAKKMEFVKMTPDERYAWTIFELDM, from the exons ATGGTTGATGCCGCAAAACGTGGTTGGCGAGATAGTAATGGTTTATTCACGAAGGTTACTGTGGAGAAAAAGATTCTTCCTGTTTTGAATGAAAAGCTTGGTTGTCAAAAAACTCATCCCCAATATCTTAGCCGTTTAAAATGGTTTAAAGCTAGATACACCAACTATTCAAAATTGATGCTGTTTAATTCTGGATTTGGATGGGATCCTATTACAAAAAAATTTACTGCTCCAAATGAAGTTTGGGAGGAGTATTTTAAg GTACATCCTAATCACAAAAGTTATCGTACAGACACTTTTGGAGACTATGATGATTTAAGAATTGCAGTGGGAAATGGAACTGCTATCGGAAAGAATGCAATCGGACTAGGAGATGATACTGATGCAAGAACTTATGACAATGAAGCAAGTAAAAAATACCAACCTTTGGATGACTTGGTTTATGATTATAATACTGAAGCTTATACACCATATGATTTTCAAGATCCTTTGACCCAACCTTCTGAATCTATTAATCTTGATGCTCCTCCCCCTCCAACACTTAAACGTAAACGGTCTGAGTTCGAGGGAAATTCTAGTTCTTCTGCTAATGCTAGTCATCCAGATGCTATCATGCAAATTAGTCACTCAGTTGAGAAGATGGTTGAAGCTGTTAAGTCATTTAATAATGATGATTGTAGCTGTTGGGATCTTATCAAAGATTTGCCTTATTTGGATCAACTTACATGTTTCAAGGCACTTAAATTACTTAACACTAGAGCAAAGAAAATGGAGTTCGTGAAGATGACCCCTGATGAACGCTATGCTTGGACAATTTTTGAATTAGATATGTGA